From Shewanella acanthi:
GAATTTATGGGGATCCGTGATTACTTTAATCCAAACAGTCTTTGTATTGTTGAGTGGCCAGATAAAGGTCATGGATTGTTACCGGATGCCGATTTGCACTTGCATTTGAGTTACGTTGCACCTGGCCGTGAAATTAAGCTTGAAGCCTTGTCAGAGGCGGGCAAGCAGCTTTTAGCCACAATAAAATAAAAAGAACGATGACTAAGAAAAATAAATATTTTCAAATTGTTACTTTATGTTTGTGCCTTCTGTTCGCTGTGTCGGCCAAAGCAGCCAATCAGCTCGAAGGCGTGCGTATTTGGGCGGCTCCTGAATCGACACGAATCGTATTCGACTTAAGTGATGTGCCTAATTACAGCTATTTCAGCATAGTTGGACCCGATCGGTTAGTGGTTGACCTTAAAAAGGCGACCAGTAATGTGAACCTAAAAAATATCGCCAACAACAGTAAGTTGGTGAAAGGAGTTCGTGTCAGTAAATCGCCGACGAAAGGGGATTTACGATTGGTAATCGACTTAGTTAAACCATTGAATGCCAATTTATTTTCTCTGCCAGTGACCGCACCCTATGGCAATCGTCTGGTGGTTGATTTAGAGGAAAAAACGGCTTCGGCGAGTGCCATTTCAAGTTCAAATTCAAGTTCATCGAGTTCAGCGGTTAAGACCGTGAGCAGCGCTTCGCGTTCAGCAAGGGATATTGTTGTCGCAATTGATGCAGGACATGGTGGTGACGATCCAGGTTCTATCGGTCCTTCGGGCGTTCACGAGAAGAAAATTGTACTCGAAATTGCCAAGCGTGTTGCCTCTAAAATTAATGATACGCCGGGAATGCGGGCGGTGATGATCCGTAATGGCGATTACTTTGTGAATTTGAATAAACGTTCGGAATTGGCGCGCAATAGCAAAGCAGATCTACTGATCTCAATCCATGCAGATGCTTTTACTTCGCCAAATCCCCGCGGCGCTTCCGTTTGGGTGCTGTCGATGCGCCGTGCCAACAGTGAAATTGGTCGCTGGTTAGAGCAAAAAGAAAAACATTCCGAACTGCTCGGTGGTGCCGGTGAAATTATTCAAAATACCGATAATGAACAATACCTTGCAATGACCTTACTCGATATGTCGATGAACAGTTCGATGGCTATTGGTCACTCGGTTGCAGGGGATATTCTCAAGGATTTAGGCGCTGTGACAGAGCTCCACAAGAGCCGTCCTGAGTCTGCGAGTTTTGCAGTTTTAAAATCGCCTGATATTCCCTCTATTTTGGTTGAGACTGGCTTTATCTCGAATCCAAAGGAAGAGAAATTACTGACCAGTTCACGCCATCAGGAAAGTATTGCTGATGCCATATATAAGGGGGTGAGTCGTTATTTCCGCAATAATCCGCCGGCGGATACTCTTCTTGCTCAAAAGGGAAGCAATGCATCTAGCTCTGCCTCAGTCAGTACTAAAGCCAGCGTTAAGAATTCAGGCAATATCAAACATAAGGTGGGTCGGGGTGAGTCGCTTTCTGCTATTGCGCAGCAATATCGGGTGCCCATGTCCAGTATTAAGCGTGCCAATAATATGAAGACCGATGTGGTTCAGCTCGGTCAAACTCTGTTGATCCCAGAGAGTTAAGATGGGAAGCACTATGGGGATCCAGATTTTACCACCGCAATTAGCAAACCAAATTGCCGCAGGGGAGGTCGTTGAAAGGCCTGCCTCTGTCGTAAAAGAGCTGGTTGAAAATAGCTTAGATGCGGGCGCAACCCGCATCGATATTGAGATCGACAAAGGCGGCAGCAAGCTTATTAAAATTCGTGACAATGGTTCAGGGATCCCCAAGGATGAATTAGCACTGGCGTTGTCGCGCCATGCGACATCTAAGCTGCATACATTAGATGACCTTGAAGCCATTTTAAGTTTCGGTTTTCGTGGAGAAGCACTGGCAAGTATCAGTTCAGTCTCCCGTTTAACGCTGACTTCACGTACTGCTGAGCAAACTGAGGCTTGGCAGGCCTATGCCGAGGGCGTAGATATGGCGGTTAAGGTCATGCCTGCTGCCCATCCCGTAGGTTCGACCATTGAAGTGGTGGACCTGTTTTTCAATACCCCTGCACGCAGACGCTTTTTAAAGAGCGATAAAACCGAGTTTACCCATATCGACGAGTGGCTTAAGCGCATTGCTTTAGTACGTGGTGAAATTCATTTTACCCTGACTCACAATGGCAAAATGGTGCGGAACTATCGCCCTGCCAATAGTGAAGCGCAGTATATACAGCGGCTTACTCAGGTTTCAGGCCGTCAGTTTGCCGCCGATGCCCTTAGAGTTGAGTGTCAGCATGAGGATTTACGTCTAAGTGGTTATCTGCAGTCGCCTTGGTCGAGTGTGCTAACCGACACCCATTACTTTTATGTGAATGGCCGCTTAGTTCGGGATAGATTGGTTAATCATGCTGTGCGTCAGGCCTTTGCGCAAAAGGCTGAGGTCGAGCAGCCAGGTTATGTGCTGATGCTGGACATTGATCCCCATCAAGTGGATGTCAATGTGCATCCGGCTAAACATGAGGTTCGCTTCCATCAGAGCCGTTATG
This genomic window contains:
- a CDS encoding N-acetylmuramoyl-L-alanine amidase, encoding MTKKNKYFQIVTLCLCLLFAVSAKAANQLEGVRIWAAPESTRIVFDLSDVPNYSYFSIVGPDRLVVDLKKATSNVNLKNIANNSKLVKGVRVSKSPTKGDLRLVIDLVKPLNANLFSLPVTAPYGNRLVVDLEEKTASASAISSSNSSSSSSAVKTVSSASRSARDIVVAIDAGHGGDDPGSIGPSGVHEKKIVLEIAKRVASKINDTPGMRAVMIRNGDYFVNLNKRSELARNSKADLLISIHADAFTSPNPRGASVWVLSMRRANSEIGRWLEQKEKHSELLGGAGEIIQNTDNEQYLAMTLLDMSMNSSMAIGHSVAGDILKDLGAVTELHKSRPESASFAVLKSPDIPSILVETGFISNPKEEKLLTSSRHQESIADAIYKGVSRYFRNNPPADTLLAQKGSNASSSASVSTKASVKNSGNIKHKVGRGESLSAIAQQYRVPMSSIKRANNMKTDVVQLGQTLLIPES